The Phycisphaerales bacterium sequence CAAGATGGACAAGATCGGCGCGAGCTTTGACTTCAGCTACGAGACGATCAAGACGCGCCTAGGCGCGAACGGCCTGCCCGTGCAGTGCCCGATCGGGAACGGGCACGAGTTCAAGGGCATCATCAACCTGCTCACCATGCGGGCCTTCTACTTCGAGGGCGACAAGGGCGAGACGGTGGTTGAGAAGGACATCCCCGCGGACCTCAAGGAGTACGCGGACAAGTGGCGGCACATCATGATCGAGAAGGCCGCGGAGCTTGACGACGAGCTGATGGGCAAGTACCTGGAGGGGCAGGAGCCGACGATCGAGGAGCTGCAGCGGGCGATCCGCAAGGGCACGATCAGCCGGCAGTGCTACCCGGTGCTGTGCGGGGCGGCGCTGCGGAACATCGGCGTGCAGATGCTGCTGGACGCGGTCATCGACTACCTCCCCAGCCCCAACGAGAAGCCTCCGGTCGAGGGCACGGACCCGCGCGACAAGGAGATCAAGATGTCTCGTCCGCACGACGAGAAGGCGCCGTTCTCGGCGCTGGTGTTCAAGGTCGTGAGCGATCAGCACGGCGACCTGACGTACATCCGCGTGTACAGCGGCACGCTGACCAAGGGAACGCGCCTCCTGAACCCCGGCAACGGGAAGAAGGAGAACGCCAGCCGCATCTTCGAGATGCACGCGAACAACCGCATCCCGCTGGAAGAGGTTACCGCGGGCAACATCGTGGCGGTGGTGGGCATCAAGGACAGCTACACGGGCGACACCCTGTGCGACGCCGACCAGCCGATCATGCTGGAGCGGATGTTCTTCCCCGAGCCGGTGATCAGCATGTCGATCGAGCCGAAGACCAGCGATGACAAGCGGCGTCTCTCGGAGGCGCTGGGTGTGATCCGTCGCGAGGACCCAAGCTTCCGGTCCAACTTTGATGAAGAGACGGGCCAGACCATCATCTCGGGCATGGGCGAGCTCCACCTGGACATCATCCGGACCAAGCTCGTGCGCGACATGAAGATCAACGTGGCGGTGGGCAAGCCCCGCGTGTCTTACCGCGAGACGATCACCAAGAAGGCCGAGTACGTGCGCGGTCTGTTCAAGAAGCAGACCGGTGGCCGCGGTCAGTTCGGCGACGTGATCATCAACATGGAGCCGTACACGGCGGAGCAGGCCAAGGCGGACGAGCTGGACTTCGAGGACAATGTCGCGGTGACGAGCGCGATCGTCGGCGGCGCGATTCCCAAGGAGTTCATCAAGCCCGCGATGGACGGGGCGCGTCAGACGTGCACGACGGGCGTGAAGTTCGGGTACCCGATGATCAACGTCAAGGTGACGATCGTCGACGGCT is a genomic window containing:
- the fusA gene encoding elongation factor G, producing the protein MADLSKIRNIGICAHIDAGKTTVSERILYYTGKNYKIGEVHEGTATMDFLQDEQERGITIQSAATTCPWTRHGVDYKINLIDTPGHVDFTIEVERSLRVLDGATAVFDGKEGVEAQSETVWRQADRYKVPRMCFINKMDKIGASFDFSYETIKTRLGANGLPVQCPIGNGHEFKGIINLLTMRAFYFEGDKGETVVEKDIPADLKEYADKWRHIMIEKAAELDDELMGKYLEGQEPTIEELQRAIRKGTISRQCYPVLCGAALRNIGVQMLLDAVIDYLPSPNEKPPVEGTDPRDKEIKMSRPHDEKAPFSALVFKVVSDQHGDLTYIRVYSGTLTKGTRLLNPGNGKKENASRIFEMHANNRIPLEEVTAGNIVAVVGIKDSYTGDTLCDADQPIMLERMFFPEPVISMSIEPKTSDDKRRLSEALGVIRREDPSFRSNFDEETGQTIISGMGELHLDIIRTKLVRDMKINVAVGKPRVSYRETITKKAEYVRGLFKKQTGGRGQFGDVIINMEPYTAEQAKADELDFEDNVAVTSAIVGGAIPKEFIKPAMDGARQTCTTGVKFGYPMINVKVTIVDGSYHAVDSSQVAFEQAARLAVMEATEKCGPALLEPIMKVVVTVPNDYLGNVTADMNSRRGMIIDTEDRGVVKLVTCEVPLSEMFGYTTSLRGMSQGRASSTMEFLEYRQMPKNMMDAVLAEAAGEKAKK